CGCTTCGGGCCGATGTTCGATATTGAGCAGCTTGGCGGTGCCTTCACCCTGGCCGCGCTGGCGGTGCCCGAGCCACGTTTCTACGCGGTGGCCGCGCAGCTCAACGCACTGGCGCAGGTGGCCCACAACTACCGCCGCGATCACCGTTGGAACATGTGGTTTGTGCTGGCCTGCGCCAGCGAGGCGGAACTGGCCGCCACCCTGTCTCGCATCGAGGCCCTGACGGGGCTGGCGGTGCTCAACCTGCCGAAGGAGCAAACGTACCATGTCGGTGTGTATTTCCCAGTCTGAAACCCCGCTGGCCCTGCGCCTGATCGCCCTGACCCAAAGCGGCCTGCCGCTGGTGGAAGACCCCTGGGCGTGGCTGGCCGAGCAGTTGGGCCTGGGCGTCGAGTCGACCCTTGACCTGCTCAAGCGCCTGCAGGCCGAAGGCGCGATCCGGCGCATTGCCGCGGTGCCCAACCACTACCGCCTGGGCTATCGCCATAACGGCATGACCGTCTGGGACGTGGCCGATGAGCAGATGCCGCGCCTGGGCGAATTGATCGGTGCGCAGCCGTTCGTGAGCCATTGCTACCGCCGCCCACGGCGCGTGGATTGGCCGTACAACCTGTTCGCCATGGTGCACGGGCGCAGCCGCGAAGAAATCGACAGCTACCGCGAGCACCTGCGGTTTTTGCTGGGGGATGCCTGCCGCACCGACGAGATGTTGGTGAGCAGCCGCATCCTGAAAAAAACCGGCTTGCGCCTGCCCCCCTCGCACTAGAAGGAATGCCCCATGCTGCGGATCAGTCAGTACCTGCGCACCCTCGCCGGCCAATGCGCGCCACCCCGCACCCCGGCTCCCGGCAGCCCGCGCGCACCGGTGGTGATCTGGAACCTGTTGCGCCGCTGTAACCTCACCTGCAAGCACTGCTACGCCACCAGCGCCGACAGCGTGTTTCGCGATGAGCTGGACACCCCGGCGGCGTTGCGGGTGATCGATGACTTGCACGCGGCCGGCGTGCGCGTGTTGATCCTCTCGGGTGGCGAGCCGCTGCTGCGCGAAGACCTTTTTGAACTCAGTGCCTATGCGCGAAAGCTGAAGTTTTTCGTGGCGCTGTCGAGCAACGGCACGTTGATCGACGAGGGCAATATCCAGCAGATCGCCGACGCCCGCTTCGACTATGTGGGCATCAGCATCGACGGCCTGGAAGCGACCCACGATGCCTTCCGCCAGATGCCCGGCAGTTTCCAGCGTTCGATGCATGCCATTGGCCTGTGCCGCGAGGCCGGGATTCGTGTGGGTCTGCGCACCACCCTGACCCAGGCCAACCATGCGCAGTTGCCGCAAT
This region of Pseudomonas asgharzadehiana genomic DNA includes:
- a CDS encoding Lrp/AsnC family transcriptional regulator, translated to MDDLDRRLINRLQRGLPLVRQPWRQLAEELHSHPGELLDRLHALLEDDVLTRFGPMFDIEQLGGAFTLAALAVPEPRFYAVAAQLNALAQVAHNYRRDHRWNMWFVLACASEAELAATLSRIEALTGLAVLNLPKEQTYHVGVYFPV
- the ahbB gene encoding siroheme decarboxylase subunit beta, producing the protein MSVCISQSETPLALRLIALTQSGLPLVEDPWAWLAEQLGLGVESTLDLLKRLQAEGAIRRIAAVPNHYRLGYRHNGMTVWDVADEQMPRLGELIGAQPFVSHCYRRPRRVDWPYNLFAMVHGRSREEIDSYREHLRFLLGDACRTDEMLVSSRILKKTGLRLPPSH